The following are from one region of the Arcobacter defluvii genome:
- the hypA gene encoding hydrogenase/urease nickel incorporation protein HypA has protein sequence MHEYSIVQSLLESCEEHVKANDAKKVTKVVVKIGVLSGVEPDLLQTAFDTFKEQTVCHDAQFLINVQKIEILCLDCNTKSTLEKHEFSCPKCQSVNIKVTDGEDMFLMSLEME, from the coding sequence GTGCATGAATATAGTATAGTTCAATCATTATTAGAAAGTTGTGAAGAACACGTAAAGGCAAATGACGCAAAAAAAGTTACAAAAGTAGTAGTAAAGATTGGAGTTTTAAGTGGAGTTGAGCCTGATTTACTTCAAACTGCCTTTGATACTTTTAAAGAACAAACCGTCTGCCATGATGCTCAGTTTTTGATAAATGTTCAAAAAATAGAGATTTTATGCCTTGATTGTAATACAAAATCAACTTTAGAAAAACATGAGTTTTCTTGCCCCAAATGTCAAAGTGTAAATATAAAAGTAACAGATGGCGAGGATATGTTTTTGATGAGTTTAGAAATGGAATAA
- the hypE gene encoding hydrogenase expression/formation protein HypE, whose translation MTKTITLAQGNGGAENNELITKVFYNAFKNEILEKSEDAAIIENGKLAFSTDSFTVSPLFFNGANIGKLAICGTCNDLAMMGAKPKYLTCSVIIEEGFEVEQLEVIVNSMKEELAKNEAIIVSGDTKVVPRGAVDKIFINTTGIGEILYSGISSNSITQDDLILVSRDIGAHGATIFTAREGMDMHSNLKSDCNSLYPQVKALIDSGVKITALRDATRGGVSAVLNEWAKQSNICIEVEEENIPVSDEVKGICEMLGFEATNLANEGTFVLAISKDDVARAIEVLHNFPEASNACIIGKVTSQYPQKVILNSSWGTKRFLDTPTGELLPRIC comes from the coding sequence ATGACAAAAACAATTACATTAGCCCAAGGAAATGGTGGAGCTGAAAACAATGAACTAATAACAAAGGTATTTTACAATGCTTTTAAAAATGAGATATTAGAAAAAAGTGAAGATGCAGCTATCATAGAAAATGGAAAACTTGCTTTTAGTACAGATAGTTTTACAGTTAGTCCACTTTTTTTTAATGGAGCAAATATAGGAAAACTTGCTATTTGTGGAACTTGCAATGACTTAGCCATGATGGGTGCAAAGCCAAAATATCTTACTTGTTCAGTTATCATAGAAGAGGGCTTTGAAGTAGAACAACTTGAAGTCATAGTAAACTCTATGAAAGAAGAGTTAGCTAAAAATGAAGCGATTATTGTAAGTGGAGATACAAAGGTAGTACCACGTGGTGCAGTTGATAAAATTTTTATAAATACAACTGGAATTGGAGAGATACTTTATAGTGGAATTAGCTCAAATAGTATCACACAAGATGACCTGATACTTGTAAGCAGGGATATTGGAGCTCACGGTGCTACAATCTTTACTGCGCGAGAAGGTATGGATATGCACTCAAACTTAAAAAGTGATTGTAACTCTTTATATCCTCAAGTAAAAGCACTTATTGATAGTGGAGTTAAAATTACAGCTCTTAGAGATGCTACAAGAGGAGGAGTGAGTGCAGTGTTAAACGAGTGGGCAAAACAATCAAATATTTGTATTGAAGTAGAAGAAGAAAATATTCCAGTTAGCGATGAGGTTAAGGGAATTTGTGAAATGCTAGGGTTTGAAGCTACAAATCTAGCAAATGAGGGAACATTTGTACTTGCAATATCAAAAGATGATGTAGCACGTGCAATAGAGGTTTTACACAACTTTCCTGAGGCTTCAAATGCTTGTATCATAGGAAAAGTAACTTCTCAATATCCACAAAAAGTTATTTTAAATAGTTCTTGGGGTACAAAAAGATTTTTAGATACACCAACTGGTGAACTTCTTCCAAGGATTTGCTAG
- a CDS encoding nucleotide pyrophosphohydrolase: MNIEKIKHRIQKFSDDRNWDEFHNPKNLVMALSGEVGELNEIFQWLNFEESINLPDDVKEHTKEEVADIAIYLIRICMKLDINLEEAILNKMTKNEAKYPAETSQGGSKKYSKSRENR; the protein is encoded by the coding sequence ATGAACATAGAAAAAATAAAACATAGAATACAAAAATTTAGTGATGATAGAAATTGGGATGAATTTCACAATCCAAAAAATCTAGTTATGGCTTTAAGTGGAGAAGTTGGAGAGTTAAATGAAATATTCCAATGGTTAAACTTTGAAGAGTCAATAAACTTACCTGATGATGTAAAAGAACATACAAAAGAAGAGGTTGCAGATATTGCTATTTATCTTATAAGAATTTGTATGAAGCTTGATATAAATCTTGAAGAAGCTATATTAAATAAGATGACAAAAAATGAAGCTAAATATCCAGCAGAAACATCACAAGGTGGAAGCAAAAAATATAGTAAGAGTAGGGAAAACAGATAA
- the hypD gene encoding hydrogenase formation protein HypD has protein sequence MEKELQLKDLYDGFRDAKTIKAFKQIIDEDLKDYDGTINIMEVCGGHTHTIMKYGIPQLINKKINFIHGPGCPVCVMPKDRIDSAYELSLQKDVILVTLGDMIKVPGSKGSLQKARSEGADVRFVYSPMDCLKIADENQDKTVVFFAIGFETTTPMTCALLEQVIKQDIKNILFHINHITVPEVMRVLVQNSDCKINAFLGPSHVSVISGSKIYEEFPRDYNKPVVVSGFEPVDVMQSISMIVKQFKEKRANLEVEYKRLVSYEGNLKAQELINKYFKKVPFKFRGVGEVEESGYELKDEYSKYNAKIVYKDILPTSEVKENKACKCPEILMGVAKPTDCKIFGNVCTPTNPVGSCMVSSEGACSAYYKYGNLIN, from the coding sequence ATGGAAAAAGAATTACAATTAAAAGATTTATACGATGGTTTTAGAGATGCTAAAACTATAAAAGCATTTAAACAAATCATTGATGAAGATTTAAAAGATTATGATGGAACTATAAATATCATGGAAGTTTGTGGAGGACATACACATACTATTATGAAGTATGGAATACCACAACTAATAAACAAAAAAATAAACTTTATCCATGGTCCAGGATGTCCTGTTTGTGTTATGCCAAAAGATAGAATAGATAGTGCTTATGAGTTGAGCCTTCAAAAAGATGTAATACTTGTAACACTTGGAGATATGATAAAAGTTCCAGGGAGTAAGGGAAGTTTACAAAAGGCAAGAAGTGAAGGTGCTGATGTAAGATTTGTTTATTCTCCTATGGATTGTCTTAAAATTGCAGATGAAAATCAAGATAAAACAGTAGTATTTTTTGCAATTGGTTTTGAAACAACAACTCCAATGACTTGTGCTTTACTAGAACAAGTTATAAAACAAGATATAAAAAATATTCTTTTTCATATAAATCATATAACAGTTCCTGAAGTTATGCGTGTATTAGTACAAAATAGTGATTGTAAGATAAATGCTTTTTTAGGACCATCACATGTTAGCGTAATAAGTGGAAGTAAAATATATGAAGAGTTTCCAAGGGATTATAATAAACCAGTTGTTGTAAGTGGATTTGAACCAGTAGATGTGATGCAAAGTATCTCTATGATAGTAAAACAGTTTAAAGAAAAAAGAGCCAATTTAGAAGTAGAGTATAAAAGACTTGTTTCTTATGAGGGAAATCTAAAAGCACAAGAGCTTATAAATAAATACTTCAAAAAAGTTCCTTTCAAATTTAGAGGAGTGGGTGAGGTAGAAGAAAGTGGTTATGAACTAAAAGATGAATATAGTAAATATAATGCAAAAATAGTTTATAAAGATATATTACCAACTAGCGAAGTAAAAGAGAATAAAGCTTGTAAATGCCCTGAGATTTTAATGGGAGTTGCAAAACCAACTGATTGTAAAATCTTTGGAAATGTATGTACTCCAACAAACCCAGTTGGCTCTTGTATGGTTAGTAGTGAAGGTGCTTGTAGTGCTTATTATAAATATGGGAATTTGATAAATTAA
- a CDS encoding HypC/HybG/HupF family hydrogenase formation chaperone, translating into MCLSIPSKIKSIDTEMNTCVVDTMGVERSASLDLIDQDVKIGDYVLIHIGFAMNKIDEEDALESLKVYQEIIDKMEENDRLATIEEAENCPNR; encoded by the coding sequence ATGTGTTTATCAATACCTTCAAAAATTAAAAGTATAGATACAGAAATGAACACTTGCGTAGTTGATACTATGGGAGTTGAAAGAAGTGCTAGTTTAGACTTAATAGACCAAGATGTAAAAATTGGAGATTATGTTTTAATTCATATTGGTTTTGCAATGAATAAAATAGATGAAGAGGATGCTTTAGAATCTTTAAAAGTCTATCAAGAAATCATAGATAAGATGGAAGAAAATGATCGCTTAGCAACTATTGAAGAAGCTGAAAATTGCCCAAATAGATAA
- the hypB gene encoding hydrogenase nickel incorporation protein HypB, with protein MCKDCGCTIAGQEHHHEHHSHEHSASHQAAHETLHHNPQLNDAKTISVIQKILDKNDHEAAHNRAHFDNHKVLGINLMSSPGSGKTTLLENIADMVDFKFAVVEGDLETSRDADRLKAKGINAVQIQTGSACHLDAFMVHKGLHDISLDGIDVCFVENVGNLVCPASYDVGTHLNIVLVSVPEGEDKIAKYPVMFRSADLILITKTDLLPYFDYDIEKEKMEARKLKPNVDILEVNIKDKQSLQNVIDWINFKRKMR; from the coding sequence ATGTGTAAAGATTGCGGTTGTACAATAGCAGGACAAGAACATCATCATGAACATCATTCACATGAACATAGTGCATCTCACCAAGCAGCTCACGAAACACTTCATCATAATCCTCAATTAAATGATGCAAAAACAATCTCAGTTATTCAAAAAATCTTAGATAAAAATGACCACGAAGCAGCTCACAATAGAGCTCATTTTGATAATCATAAAGTTTTAGGAATAAACTTAATGAGTAGTCCTGGAAGTGGAAAAACTACGCTTTTAGAAAATATTGCTGATATGGTAGATTTTAAATTTGCAGTAGTTGAAGGTGATTTAGAAACTTCAAGGGATGCAGATAGATTAAAAGCAAAAGGAATAAATGCTGTTCAAATACAAACAGGAAGTGCATGTCATTTAGATGCGTTTATGGTTCATAAAGGTTTACATGATATCTCTTTAGATGGTATTGATGTTTGTTTTGTGGAAAATGTAGGAAATCTAGTATGTCCAGCATCTTATGATGTGGGAACTCACTTAAATATCGTTCTTGTTTCAGTTCCTGAAGGAGAAGATAAAATAGCAAAATATCCAGTTATGTTTAGAAGTGCTGATTTAATACTTATTACAAAAACAGATTTACTTCCATATTTTGATTATGATATTGAAAAAGAGAAAATGGAAGCTAGAAAACTAAAACCAAATGTAGATATTTTAGAAGTAAATATCAAAGATAAACAATCACTTCAAAATGTAATTGATTGGATTAATTTCAAAAGAAAGATGAGATAG